The following are from one region of the Rhea pennata isolate bPtePen1 chromosome 28, bPtePen1.pri, whole genome shotgun sequence genome:
- the FGF17 gene encoding fibroblast growth factor 17 — protein MQPISLQNLSICFQLLMFSCQTQYVRDQGAMTDQLSRRQIREYQLYSRTSGKHVQVNGKRITATAEDGNKFAKLIVETDTFGSRVRIKGAESEKYICMSKRGKLVGKPHGKSKDCIFTEIVLENNYTAFQNARYEGWYMAFTRRGRPRRASRSRQNQREAHFIKRLYRGQLPFPNSAERQQHFEFVGSPSPPRRAKRTRAPRPLT, from the exons ATGCAGCCCATCAGCCTGCAGAACCTCTCCAT ATGTTTCCAGCTCCTGATGTTTTCCTGTCAGACCCAG TACGTGAGGGACCAGGGCGCCATGACCGACCAGCTGAGCCGAAGGCAGATCAGGGAGTACCAGCTGTACAGCCGGACCAGCGGCAAGCACGTCCAGGTGAACGGCAAAAGGATCACCGCCACGGCGGAGGACGGCAACAAATTCG CGAAGCTCATCGTGGAGACGGACACCTTTGGGAGCCGCGTGCGCATCAAGGGGGCCGAGAGCGAGAAGTACATCTGCATGAGCAAGCGGGGGAAGCTCGTCGGGAAA CCCCACGGCAAGAGCAAAGACTGCATCTTCACGGAAATCGTGCTGGAGAACAACTACACGGCTTTCCAGAACGCCCGCTACGAGGGCTGGTACATGGCGTTCacgcgccggggccggccgcggcgggcctCGCGGAGCCGCCAGAACCAGCGCGAGGCCCACTTCATCAAGCGCCTCTACCGCGGCCAGCTGCCCTTCCCCAACAGCGCCGAGCGGCAGCAGCACTTCGAGTTCGTGGGCTCGCCGTCCCCACCGCGCCGCGCCAAGCGCacccgcgccccgcgcccgctcaCGTAA